The following are encoded in a window of Algiphilus aromaticivorans DG1253 genomic DNA:
- the hemH gene encoding ferrochelatase yields MTESVEAHRAQPRAGVLLVNLGTPDAPTAPAIRRYLREFLSDRRIVDLPRALWWPILNGIILPLRPRRLAKSYASVWLEEGAPLLVHTRELAEGVARELVTAGLDGVPVFHAMRYGNPSIASAIAQAREQSVRRLVVIPLYPQYSGTTTASVMDGVFSALSAERWMPELRSVHAYHDDPAFIHALADSVQAHWLQHGRGDHLLMSFHGIPQRYFDAGDPYHCHCHKTARLLAEALALGEDDYSVCFQSRFGREPWLQPYADERIDALAARGVRQLDAICPGFAADCLETLEEMAQQYAEQFQAAGGKALRYVPALNAQPEHCATIAQLAARQLAGWQPTAIDSELIAERVQRLPTSGG; encoded by the coding sequence ATGACGGAAAGCGTCGAGGCCCACCGCGCGCAGCCACGCGCCGGCGTGCTGCTGGTCAACCTGGGCACGCCGGATGCGCCTACCGCGCCGGCAATTCGCCGCTACCTGCGCGAATTCCTGTCTGACCGGAGAATCGTGGATCTGCCCCGGGCGCTGTGGTGGCCCATCCTCAACGGCATCATCCTGCCGCTGCGGCCGCGCCGGCTGGCGAAGAGCTACGCTAGTGTCTGGCTGGAGGAAGGGGCGCCTCTACTCGTGCACACCCGCGAGCTCGCCGAAGGCGTAGCACGCGAGCTGGTGACCGCGGGATTGGACGGCGTGCCAGTCTTCCATGCCATGCGTTACGGCAATCCCTCCATCGCCTCGGCGATCGCGCAGGCGCGCGAGCAGTCCGTGCGCCGGCTGGTCGTGATTCCCCTCTACCCACAATACTCGGGGACGACGACGGCTTCGGTCATGGACGGCGTCTTCTCTGCCCTTTCGGCGGAGCGCTGGATGCCCGAGCTGCGCAGCGTGCACGCCTATCACGACGACCCAGCCTTTATCCACGCCCTGGCCGACTCGGTGCAGGCGCACTGGCTGCAGCACGGACGCGGCGATCACCTACTGATGAGCTTTCACGGCATCCCGCAGCGCTACTTCGACGCCGGTGACCCCTATCACTGCCACTGCCACAAGACAGCGCGCCTGCTGGCCGAAGCGCTCGCGCTGGGGGAAGACGACTACAGCGTCTGCTTCCAGTCCCGCTTCGGGCGTGAGCCCTGGCTGCAGCCTTATGCGGACGAGCGCATTGATGCGCTGGCCGCGCGCGGTGTCAGACAGCTCGACGCCATTTGCCCCGGATTCGCCGCAGACTGTCTGGAGACGCTGGAGGAAATGGCGCAGCAGTACGCTGAGCAGTTCCAGGCCGCCGGTGGCAAGGCACTGCGCTACGTGCCCGCCCTGAACGCACAGCCCGAACACTGCGCGACGATCGCGCAGCTGGCCGCGCGTCAACTCGCCGGCTGGCAGCCGACTGCGATCGACAGCGAACTTATCGCAGAGCGGGTCCAACGCCTGCCCACCTCCGGCGGCTGA
- a CDS encoding OmpA family protein, translating to MSRKLAFIVGTAAMLMGTQVATAQEGGTVKAFSSLSYQHTFDSNDRPNEEGHGIHISGGYFFTPNLAGEIAADFSRFGEEDGVDRDGESLNLKIGGLYAFNRGGLIEPYVGLGGGLANNELDPPDENRRRAFGEVTLGVFSYPSVNFGLRGEFAYRYTDGLPAAAIGTAKSSANEAILRVGVLFPLVRSIPVAAAADTPEPRREVSDSDGDGVPDNMDECPGTPQGVRVNARGCPIDSDADGVPDYKDECPGTAAGVRVDEVGCPMDVSIDRKFEDINFGFDKATLTDYAKSTLDKTAAEIQQLIAEDSELRVDLEGHTDSIGTDAYNKRLGERRATVVRDYLVEKGVGAARISTSSAGESDPIASNETDKGRLLNRRVEVRAMSGN from the coding sequence GTGAGCAGAAAACTCGCATTCATAGTCGGCACAGCCGCCATGCTGATGGGAACTCAGGTGGCGACTGCTCAGGAAGGCGGGACGGTCAAGGCTTTCTCGTCGCTTTCTTATCAACACACCTTCGACAGCAATGACCGGCCGAACGAGGAAGGTCACGGCATCCATATTTCCGGCGGTTACTTCTTCACGCCGAATCTAGCGGGCGAGATCGCCGCGGACTTCAGCCGCTTCGGCGAAGAAGACGGCGTCGACCGCGATGGCGAGAGCTTGAACCTGAAGATTGGCGGCCTCTACGCCTTCAACCGCGGCGGCCTCATCGAGCCCTACGTCGGCCTCGGCGGCGGTCTGGCCAACAACGAGCTGGACCCGCCCGACGAGAATCGTCGTCGTGCCTTCGGCGAAGTTACGCTCGGCGTCTTCAGCTACCCCTCCGTCAACTTCGGTTTGCGCGGTGAGTTCGCCTACCGTTACACGGATGGCTTGCCGGCGGCAGCTATCGGCACTGCAAAGAGTTCCGCCAACGAGGCCATTCTGCGCGTGGGTGTGCTCTTCCCGCTGGTACGCTCGATCCCGGTGGCCGCGGCGGCCGACACGCCGGAGCCGCGCCGCGAGGTCAGTGACTCCGACGGCGACGGCGTTCCGGACAACATGGACGAATGCCCCGGCACGCCGCAGGGCGTGCGTGTGAATGCCCGCGGCTGCCCGATTGACTCGGACGCTGATGGCGTTCCGGACTACAAGGATGAGTGCCCCGGCACTGCCGCCGGCGTGCGGGTCGACGAGGTCGGCTGCCCGATGGATGTATCCATCGACCGCAAGTTCGAGGACATCAACTTCGGCTTCGACAAGGCGACGCTTACCGACTACGCCAAGAGCACGCTCGACAAGACAGCCGCAGAGATCCAGCAGCTGATCGCAGAAGACAGTGAGCTGCGCGTCGATCTTGAGGGGCACACCGACAGCATCGGCACCGACGCTTACAACAAGCGTCTCGGCGAGCGTCGAGCCACTGTGGTTCGTGACTACCTGGTCGAGAAGGGTGTGGGTGCCGCGCGCATCAGCACCAGCAGCGCCGGCGAGTCGGATCCGATCGCCAGCAACGAGACGGACAAGGGCCGGTTGCTGAACCGCCGCGTCGAGGTCCGTGCGATGAGCGGCAACTAA
- the sohB gene encoding protease SohB, translating to MSLFSDVGAFALKLLLFLALIGAFIALISRLTRSQQEEQPAPLEIHPLNERLRERADRLRLAVTPATQRKSVIKALKRQRKDENKAPAGQKTRPRGFVLDFEGDIRASAVSSLREEISALLQVADSGDEIILRLESPGGMVHSYGLAASQLARIRKRGIRLTVAVDKVAASGGYMMACVADRIIAAPFAVIGSIGVVMQLPNFHRLLKNKEIDYELLTAGEHKRTLTVFGENTDAARSKALEELEDTHALFKEFIHSYRPQLDLEAVASGEHWFGTRAAERQLVDELMTSDDYLLQRMGSHDLFRISLRQPKPLMQRLAERMQMRLRPLWQALGQHH from the coding sequence ATGTCTCTATTCTCGGATGTGGGCGCTTTCGCGCTCAAGCTGTTGCTTTTCCTCGCTCTGATCGGCGCTTTCATCGCGCTGATCTCGCGCCTGACGCGCTCGCAGCAGGAGGAGCAGCCCGCGCCGCTGGAGATTCATCCGCTGAACGAGCGCCTGCGCGAGCGCGCGGATCGCCTCCGCCTCGCCGTTACGCCGGCAACGCAGCGCAAAAGCGTCATCAAGGCGCTGAAGCGCCAGCGCAAGGACGAGAACAAAGCACCCGCCGGTCAAAAGACCCGACCGCGCGGCTTCGTGCTCGATTTCGAGGGTGATATCCGCGCCTCGGCAGTGAGCTCCCTGCGCGAAGAGATCAGCGCGCTGCTGCAGGTGGCCGACAGCGGCGACGAGATCATTCTGCGCCTGGAGAGCCCAGGCGGCATGGTTCACAGCTACGGCCTGGCCGCCTCGCAGCTCGCGCGCATCCGCAAGCGCGGCATCCGCCTTACCGTGGCTGTCGACAAGGTGGCGGCCAGCGGCGGCTACATGATGGCCTGCGTGGCCGATCGCATCATCGCCGCCCCCTTCGCCGTCATCGGTTCCATCGGCGTGGTCATGCAACTGCCCAACTTCCATCGCCTGCTGAAAAACAAGGAGATCGACTACGAGTTGCTCACCGCCGGCGAGCACAAGCGTACTTTGACGGTCTTCGGCGAGAACACCGATGCCGCGCGCAGCAAGGCGCTGGAAGAGCTGGAGGACACGCATGCTCTATTCAAGGAATTCATTCACAGCTATCGCCCGCAGCTCGACCTGGAGGCGGTCGCCAGCGGCGAGCACTGGTTCGGAACGCGTGCGGCCGAACGCCAGCTGGTGGACGAGCTGATGACCAGCGACGACTATCTGCTGCAGCGCATGGGCAGCCACGACCTGTTCCGCATCAGCCTCCGCCAGCCCAAGCCGCTGATGCAGCGCCTCGCCGAGCGCATGCAGATGCGCCTGCGGCCGCTGTGGCAGGCTCTTGGACAGCATCACTGA
- a CDS encoding DegQ family serine endoprotease produces the protein MSLSAALLALASLLASPAAPATPLLAADKPTLAPMLEEVLPAVVNIKIKARQQRMDENPLMQDPFFRRFFGLPDEPQPRQRQAQPVGSGVIVDNEAGLVLTNHHVIAKADEIIVNLSSGRDLEAELVGSDPETDIAVLRIDASGLPALPVADSDVLRVGDFVLAIGNPFGLGQTVTSGIVSALGRMTGTEGYQNFIQTDAAINPGNSGGALINLDGELVGINSQILSRTGGNIGIGFAIPTNLARTVMEQLVEHGDVQRGRIGIVGQTLTPELAQAFEVDDGVVISKVMEDSPAQKAGLKAEDIIVEADGKAVDDMLQLRNHIGLKRIGEKVKLTVLRDGKRRKVTVEIGNDEQAESGGDALHPRLEGARLGPIAEDHPLSGRAEGVQVLEIERGSPAASAGLRPGDIIMAANRQPVRSVNDLGSIAEGSEQLLLHVRRGNGALFVLLQ, from the coding sequence ATCTCCCTGAGCGCCGCTCTCCTAGCACTGGCTTCGCTGCTGGCCAGCCCCGCCGCACCGGCGACGCCGTTGCTTGCCGCCGACAAGCCGACTCTGGCCCCCATGCTCGAGGAAGTGCTGCCGGCGGTCGTAAACATCAAGATCAAGGCACGGCAGCAGCGGATGGACGAAAACCCGCTGATGCAGGACCCCTTCTTCCGGCGCTTCTTCGGCCTGCCGGATGAGCCGCAGCCAAGGCAGCGTCAGGCGCAGCCGGTAGGCTCCGGCGTCATCGTCGACAACGAGGCGGGCCTGGTTCTGACCAATCACCACGTCATCGCCAAGGCAGACGAGATCATCGTCAATCTCTCCAGCGGCCGCGATCTCGAGGCTGAGCTGGTGGGCAGCGACCCCGAAACCGACATCGCCGTGCTGCGCATCGACGCCAGCGGGTTGCCGGCGTTGCCGGTGGCCGACTCCGACGTGCTGCGCGTCGGCGACTTCGTGCTCGCCATCGGCAACCCCTTCGGCCTAGGCCAGACGGTGACCTCCGGCATCGTCAGCGCACTCGGACGCATGACCGGCACCGAGGGCTACCAGAACTTCATCCAGACCGACGCCGCCATCAACCCCGGCAACTCGGGCGGCGCGCTGATCAATCTCGACGGCGAACTGGTCGGCATCAACAGCCAAATCCTGTCGCGTACCGGCGGCAACATCGGCATCGGCTTCGCCATTCCCACCAATCTCGCGCGCACCGTCATGGAGCAACTCGTCGAGCACGGCGATGTCCAGCGCGGGCGCATCGGCATCGTCGGGCAAACGCTGACCCCCGAGCTGGCGCAGGCCTTCGAGGTCGACGACGGCGTGGTGATCAGCAAGGTCATGGAAGACTCGCCGGCCCAGAAGGCCGGCTTGAAGGCCGAGGACATCATCGTCGAGGCCGATGGCAAGGCCGTCGACGACATGCTCCAGCTACGCAATCACATCGGCCTCAAGCGCATCGGCGAGAAGGTCAAGCTCACGGTGCTGCGCGACGGCAAGCGGCGCAAAGTAACGGTCGAGATCGGCAACGACGAGCAAGCCGAATCCGGCGGCGATGCGCTGCACCCCCGCCTGGAAGGCGCACGCCTCGGCCCCATCGCCGAGGATCATCCGCTCTCCGGCCGCGCCGAAGGCGTGCAGGTGCTGGAAATCGAGCGCGGTAGCCCGGCGGCATCGGCCGGGCTGCGTCCCGGCGACATCATCATGGCGGCCAACCGGCAGCCAGTGCGTTCGGTGAACGATCTGGGCAGCATCGCCGAGGGCAGCGAGCAGCTGCTGCTGCATGTTCGCCGCGGCAATGGCGCTCTCTTCGTGCTGCTGCAATAG
- a CDS encoding cell division protein ZapA has protein sequence MADNSITITVRIMGREYTVACPPDQHELLVASAEMLNERMSTIRKRGKALGTERIAVMAALNLARELMENGGSGEDAESRKAAAERVRQLRLDIDSTMARND, from the coding sequence ATGGCTGACAACAGCATCACCATAACCGTGCGCATCATGGGCCGCGAATACACCGTCGCCTGCCCGCCCGACCAGCACGAGCTGCTGGTAGCTTCGGCCGAGATGCTCAATGAGCGCATGAGCACCATCCGCAAACGCGGCAAGGCTCTGGGTACCGAGCGCATCGCCGTCATGGCTGCACTCAATCTGGCGCGCGAACTGATGGAGAACGGCGGCTCCGGCGAGGACGCCGAGAGCCGCAAGGCGGCTGCCGAGCGCGTGCGCCAGCTGCGGCTGGACATCGACAGCACCATGGCGCGCAACGACTGA
- a CDS encoding EVE domain-containing protein: MAYWLMKSEPDAFSIDDLRNRPKQTEPWDGIRNYQARNFMRDRMEVGDQAFFYHSNCAEPGIVGVMEIASTPYPDPGQFDPDSKYFDPKATPEQPRWQLVDVRYIRHLKRNIALSELREHAEGPLAGMKLLAKGNRLSIMPVAEEHWEFILSLE, encoded by the coding sequence ATGGCCTACTGGCTGATGAAATCCGAGCCCGACGCCTTTTCCATCGACGATCTGCGCAACCGCCCGAAGCAGACCGAGCCCTGGGACGGCATCCGCAACTACCAGGCACGCAACTTCATGCGCGACCGCATGGAGGTCGGTGATCAGGCCTTCTTCTACCATTCCAACTGCGCCGAGCCCGGCATCGTCGGCGTGATGGAGATCGCCTCGACGCCCTACCCGGACCCAGGCCAGTTCGATCCGGACAGCAAGTACTTCGACCCCAAGGCAACGCCCGAGCAGCCGCGCTGGCAGCTCGTCGATGTGCGCTATATCCGGCATCTGAAGCGCAACATCGCGCTGTCCGAACTGCGCGAACATGCGGAAGGGCCGCTTGCCGGTATGAAGCTGCTGGCCAAGGGCAATCGCTTGTCGATCATGCCGGTGGCTGAGGAGCACTGGGAGTTCATTCTATCGCTGGAGTAG
- the ilvA gene encoding threonine ammonia-lyase, biosynthetic: protein MIARYKRRIEAARVYDVAIRTPLSPAPRLSARIGNKLLLKREDLQPVHSFKLRGAFNRIAQLSEAERAKGVVCASAGNHAQGVALAARTLGCTAWIVMPRTTPQIKVDAVRGFGGKVVLHGDAYDEASAHAAKIVEERGATYIPPYDDPLVIAGQGTIAREIVEQLAEAGEKPLDVIFVCVGGGGLLAGVAAYIKAVSPTTKVIGVEPEDSDCMGRALAAGRRVILPQVGLFADGVAVRQAGKEPFRVARACVDAMLTVSIDEICAAVRDVFYENRSVPEPAGALAVAGAKRWALETGARDKRLGAIVSGANVNFDRLRHIAERAELGDHNEALLAVTIPERPGAFRTFCRDLGRHAITEFNYRYADSQAAHIFVGVRVAGGLDEAAELVEQLRGKDYAVVDLTNDEMAKIHIRYMVGGRAPGLADERLFRVEFPERPGALLTFLNKLGTRWNVSLFHYRNHGSAHGRVLLGLQVPRGQIRACRARLKATGYPWWEESGNAAYGLFLGTD from the coding sequence CTGATCGCGCGCTACAAGCGCCGCATCGAGGCGGCGCGCGTTTATGACGTCGCCATCCGCACGCCGCTGTCGCCGGCGCCACGGCTGTCCGCGCGCATCGGCAACAAGCTGCTGCTCAAGCGCGAGGATCTGCAGCCGGTGCATTCCTTCAAGTTGCGCGGCGCCTTCAACCGCATCGCGCAGCTTTCCGAAGCCGAGCGCGCCAAGGGCGTCGTCTGCGCCTCGGCCGGCAATCACGCCCAGGGGGTCGCACTGGCTGCGCGCACGCTGGGTTGTACGGCCTGGATCGTCATGCCGCGCACGACGCCGCAGATCAAGGTGGATGCCGTGCGCGGCTTCGGCGGCAAGGTGGTGCTGCACGGCGACGCCTACGACGAGGCCTCCGCGCACGCCGCCAAGATCGTGGAGGAGCGCGGCGCGACCTATATCCCGCCTTACGACGATCCGCTGGTCATCGCCGGTCAGGGCACGATTGCGCGCGAGATCGTCGAGCAGTTGGCGGAAGCCGGCGAGAAGCCGCTGGATGTAATCTTCGTCTGTGTTGGTGGCGGCGGCCTGCTGGCCGGTGTGGCGGCCTATATCAAGGCCGTATCGCCGACTACCAAGGTCATCGGCGTAGAACCGGAGGATTCCGACTGCATGGGCCGCGCGCTGGCTGCCGGCCGACGTGTGATCCTGCCGCAGGTTGGACTGTTCGCCGACGGTGTCGCCGTGCGTCAGGCCGGCAAGGAGCCTTTCCGCGTGGCGCGCGCTTGCGTCGACGCGATGCTGACCGTCAGCATCGACGAGATCTGTGCGGCGGTGCGCGACGTCTTCTACGAGAATCGCAGCGTGCCAGAGCCGGCCGGCGCGCTGGCCGTGGCCGGCGCCAAGCGCTGGGCGCTGGAAACCGGCGCGCGCGACAAGCGGCTGGGCGCGATCGTGTCCGGCGCCAACGTCAACTTCGACCGTCTGCGCCACATTGCCGAGCGCGCCGAGCTGGGCGACCACAATGAAGCGCTGCTGGCGGTGACCATCCCCGAGCGCCCCGGCGCCTTTCGGACTTTCTGTCGGGATCTCGGTCGCCACGCCATCACCGAGTTCAACTACCGCTATGCCGACAGTCAGGCCGCGCATATCTTCGTGGGTGTGCGCGTGGCGGGCGGCCTGGACGAAGCCGCCGAGCTTGTCGAGCAGCTGCGTGGCAAGGACTATGCGGTGGTCGATCTGACCAACGACGAAATGGCCAAGATCCATATCCGTTACATGGTCGGCGGTCGCGCGCCCGGCTTGGCCGATGAGCGCCTGTTCCGTGTCGAGTTTCCCGAGCGTCCGGGGGCGCTGCTGACCTTTCTCAACAAGCTCGGCACGCGCTGGAATGTCTCACTCTTCCACTACCGCAACCATGGCTCCGCGCACGGCCGCGTGCTGCTCGGCCTGCAGGTGCCGCGCGGCCAGATCCGCGCCTGCCGCGCGCGGCTCAAGGCCACGGGGTATCCGTGGTGGGAGGAGAGTGGGAATGCGGCTTATGGGTTGTTCTTGGGGACGGATTGA
- the proC gene encoding pyrroline-5-carboxylate reductase, with the protein MHDLPLQFLGGGNMADAIIAGLLASGHDAERILVVEPESARATALRDQHGVTVVAPGAPLKAEAVTVLAVKPQVAAEALAATPVPAGALVVSIAAGLSCDWLRSQLSEGVRVARCMPNTPARLGAGVTGIWADADIGEAARAQIDYLLGAAGATVWLESEAQIDAVTALSGSGPAYVFALGEAMAAAGQQLGLPQETAEKLARQTLIGAGRLLAEETATAGELRARVTSAGGTTAAALAELEAGGLSALMARAMAAAAKRARELSAPPTHDEESEH; encoded by the coding sequence ATGCATGACCTTCCCCTCCAGTTTCTGGGCGGCGGCAATATGGCCGACGCCATCATCGCCGGACTGCTTGCGTCCGGCCACGACGCCGAGCGCATTCTCGTCGTCGAGCCGGAGTCCGCGCGCGCAACAGCCCTCAGAGACCAGCACGGTGTCACCGTTGTCGCTCCCGGCGCGCCGCTGAAAGCCGAGGCCGTCACCGTGCTCGCGGTCAAGCCGCAGGTCGCGGCCGAGGCGCTGGCCGCCACACCGGTGCCGGCCGGCGCGCTAGTGGTCTCCATCGCGGCCGGGCTTTCCTGCGACTGGCTGCGCAGCCAGCTTTCGGAAGGCGTGCGCGTGGCGCGCTGCATGCCGAATACGCCAGCACGGCTGGGGGCAGGAGTGACCGGCATCTGGGCGGACGCCGATATCGGCGAGGCGGCGCGCGCGCAGATCGACTATCTGCTGGGCGCGGCCGGCGCCACGGTCTGGCTGGAATCCGAAGCGCAGATCGACGCCGTCACCGCGCTGTCGGGCTCGGGGCCGGCCTATGTCTTCGCCCTCGGCGAAGCCATGGCCGCAGCCGGCCAACAGCTCGGCCTGCCACAAGAGACAGCCGAAAAACTGGCACGCCAGACGCTGATCGGCGCCGGCCGCCTGCTCGCCGAGGAGACGGCCACCGCCGGTGAGTTGCGCGCACGTGTAACCTCGGCTGGCGGCACCACGGCCGCCGCGCTTGCCGAATTGGAGGCAGGCGGCCTAAGCGCACTGATGGCGCGCGCCATGGCCGCGGCAGCCAAGCGTGCGCGCGAGCTGTCCGCGCCGCCCACCCACGACGAGGAATCTGAGCACTGA
- a CDS encoding YggT family protein — protein sequence MGSNVDNALFFLVSTLFKLAIWVLILRVALQLVRADFFNPVSQLVWRLTQPVVGPLSGIVPRYRQWDLAGVLVLYVLAVLYIYAVFAILDYRVGLLPALWLGLLSLITMTLMLLTFSIFVQAILSWLGPGVNNRAGSVLWSLNEPLLSRIRRIVPMVSGIDLSPLVAILLLQVFYYLVPLHPVLR from the coding sequence ATGGGCTCGAATGTCGACAACGCGCTTTTCTTTCTGGTTTCCACGCTCTTCAAGCTGGCGATCTGGGTACTGATCCTGCGCGTGGCACTGCAGCTGGTACGCGCGGATTTCTTCAACCCGGTCTCGCAGCTAGTCTGGCGACTGACGCAACCGGTGGTGGGGCCGCTCTCCGGCATCGTGCCGCGCTACCGGCAGTGGGATCTGGCCGGCGTGCTCGTGCTCTATGTGCTGGCCGTTCTCTACATCTATGCCGTCTTTGCCATCCTCGATTACCGCGTCGGGCTGCTGCCGGCGCTGTGGTTGGGGCTGCTGTCGCTGATCACGATGACGCTGATGCTGCTGACCTTCAGCATCTTCGTGCAGGCGATTCTGTCCTGGCTCGGGCCCGGCGTGAACAACCGCGCCGGCAGCGTGCTGTGGAGCCTCAACGAGCCGCTGCTGTCACGCATCCGGCGCATCGTGCCGATGGTCAGCGGCATTGATCTCTCGCCGCTGGTCGCGATCCTGCTGCTGCAGGTGTTCTACTATCTCGTGCCCCTGCATCCGGTGCTGCGCTAA
- the metX gene encoding homoserine O-succinyltransferase MetX, with protein MGKPETEPGSVGIVTPEILHFDDHLELECGRSLNGFDLVFETYGRLNAERSNAVLVCHALSGDHHAAGYHSAEERKPGWWDACIGPGKPIDTNRLFVVSLNNLGGCAGSSGPTSINPETGHPWGADFPMVTVRDWVRAQALLADRLGIDQWAAAVGGSLGGMQVMQWAIDEPERLRHAVVIAAAPKLSAQNIAFNEIARQAIFADPDFHAGRYLEHGVTPERGLRLARMLGHITYLSDEAMREKFGRMRRSDILGYHFDVEFEVESYLRYQGQQFVSRFDANTYLLMTKALDYFDPASEYGGDLAATMERVQARSLVIAFEADWRFSPERSREIVQALVAARKPVAYVCVPSSLGHDDFLMPIPYYHRILGDYIARVAREVGC; from the coding sequence GTGGGCAAGCCAGAAACAGAGCCGGGCTCGGTCGGCATCGTCACTCCCGAGATACTGCACTTTGACGATCATCTGGAGTTGGAGTGCGGGCGCTCGCTGAACGGCTTCGACCTGGTCTTCGAAACCTACGGGCGGCTCAACGCCGAGCGCAGCAACGCCGTGCTCGTCTGCCATGCGCTGTCCGGCGACCACCACGCTGCCGGCTATCACAGCGCCGAGGAGCGCAAGCCGGGCTGGTGGGATGCCTGCATCGGGCCCGGCAAGCCCATCGACACCAACCGGCTCTTCGTCGTAAGCCTGAATAATCTGGGCGGCTGCGCCGGCTCCAGCGGGCCGACCAGCATCAACCCGGAGACCGGCCACCCCTGGGGCGCTGACTTCCCGATGGTGACGGTTCGCGACTGGGTGCGCGCGCAAGCGCTGCTCGCCGACCGGCTGGGCATCGACCAGTGGGCCGCTGCCGTCGGCGGAAGCCTCGGCGGCATGCAGGTCATGCAATGGGCCATCGACGAGCCCGAGCGCCTGCGTCATGCCGTCGTGATCGCCGCCGCTCCCAAGCTCTCGGCGCAGAATATCGCTTTCAACGAAATTGCCCGTCAGGCCATCTTCGCCGATCCCGACTTCCACGCCGGACGCTATCTGGAGCACGGCGTGACGCCCGAGCGCGGGCTGCGGCTGGCGCGCATGCTGGGGCACATCACCTACCTCTCCGACGAAGCCATGCGCGAGAAATTCGGCCGCATGCGCCGCTCGGACATCCTCGGCTACCACTTCGACGTCGAGTTCGAAGTGGAGAGCTATCTGCGCTATCAGGGCCAGCAATTCGTCTCGCGCTTCGACGCCAACACTTATCTGCTGATGACCAAGGCGCTGGATTACTTCGACCCCGCCAGCGAGTATGGCGGCGACTTGGCGGCCACGATGGAGCGCGTGCAGGCGCGCTCCCTGGTTATCGCCTTCGAGGCGGACTGGCGCTTCTCGCCGGAACGCTCGCGCGAGATCGTCCAGGCGCTGGTGGCCGCACGCAAGCCGGTGGCCTACGTCTGCGTGCCCTCCAGCCTCGGCCACGACGACTTCCTCATGCCCATCCCCTATTACCACCGAATACTCGGCGACTATATCGCCCGGGTGGCGCGCGAGGTGGGTTGCTGA
- the metW gene encoding methionine biosynthesis protein MetW: protein MRPNMPENLRPDLALISEWIPSEAHVLDLGCGEGALLAFLNAERDVTGYGLEIDEDEITAAVARGVNVIQGDVDEGLQQYATASFDYVVMTQALQALQRPDLAIAEMLRVGRTAIVTFPNFGHWLARLDVLRGRMPLTRTMPEHWYDSENIHLCTVRDFETLCSENHWRITRRNLLNHDHQDGWLQRFAPNLFTEIAVYMLESEAARP from the coding sequence ATGCGCCCCAACATGCCCGAGAACCTCCGGCCCGATCTGGCGCTGATCAGCGAGTGGATTCCATCCGAGGCGCACGTCCTCGACCTCGGCTGCGGCGAAGGCGCCCTGCTGGCCTTCCTCAACGCCGAGCGCGACGTCACCGGCTACGGCCTGGAGATCGACGAGGATGAAATCACCGCCGCGGTAGCGCGCGGGGTCAACGTCATTCAGGGCGACGTCGACGAAGGCCTGCAGCAGTACGCCACTGCCAGCTTCGACTACGTCGTCATGACCCAGGCCCTGCAGGCGCTGCAGCGGCCGGATCTGGCGATTGCGGAAATGCTGCGCGTCGGCCGCACCGCCATCGTGACCTTCCCGAACTTCGGGCATTGGCTGGCGCGGCTGGATGTGCTGCGGGGGCGCATGCCGCTGACGCGCACCATGCCCGAGCACTGGTACGACAGCGAGAATATCCATCTCTGCACGGTGCGCGACTTCGAGACGCTCTGTAGTGAGAATCACTGGCGCATCACGCGCCGCAACCTCCTCAACCACGATCATCAGGACGGTTGGCTGCAACGCTTTGCGCCCAATCTCTTTACCGAGATCGCCGTCTACATGCTGGAATCGGAGGCCGCTCGCCCATGA
- a CDS encoding DUF4426 domain-containing protein yields the protein MSITLRSTALLLFAILALPAVAEQGGQSVLADGYEIHYAAINTTDVPPVTARALDIRRSDARALLVLNAQRVSDGSSLRTTAEGEVRNLTGQEKAFAPRAVEDGGVWYVLAEFRIANGERLRFDLQVLPEGAGRAIPLRFEQTFYRTD from the coding sequence ATGAGCATCACTCTGCGCAGCACCGCGCTGCTGCTGTTCGCGATTCTCGCCCTGCCCGCGGTCGCCGAGCAAGGTGGGCAGTCCGTGCTCGCCGACGGCTACGAGATCCACTACGCGGCCATCAACACCACCGATGTGCCGCCGGTCACCGCCCGAGCGCTCGACATCAGGCGCAGCGATGCGCGTGCCCTGCTGGTGCTCAACGCCCAGCGCGTCTCCGACGGCAGCAGCCTGCGCACGACGGCCGAAGGTGAGGTGCGCAATCTCACTGGTCAGGAAAAAGCCTTCGCCCCGCGCGCCGTCGAGGACGGCGGCGTCTGGTACGTGCTCGCCGAGTTCCGCATCGCCAACGGCGAGCGCCTGCGCTTCGATCTGCAGGTCCTCCCGGAAGGCGCGGGCCGCGCCATCCCGCTGCGCTTCGAGCAGACCTTCTACCGCACCGACTGA